A genomic region of Mycobacterium sp. Aquia_213 contains the following coding sequences:
- a CDS encoding IclR family transcriptional regulator, with product MTGSGTGSQTLARGITALQMVADSPTGLTVQQLADQVGVHRTIAYRLLSTLAQFRLVAKGEDGRYRPAAGLAVLGASFDRNVRQLSLPTLRALADELGTTVSLLVAEGDQQVAVAVIVPSHVAYQLSFHEGSRYPLDRGAAGIALLASLPPRPGERDLVSRARERGWVSTYGEIEPNTYGLAVAVHRPAPSPPTCINLISHREDVVLRGREAVVKAAKQLSELLS from the coding sequence TGCGCTGCAAATGGTGGCGGATTCTCCGACCGGACTGACCGTCCAGCAACTCGCCGACCAGGTCGGGGTGCACCGCACCATCGCCTATCGCCTGCTGTCGACACTGGCCCAATTCCGCTTGGTGGCCAAGGGCGAAGACGGGCGGTACCGACCGGCCGCCGGCCTCGCGGTGCTTGGCGCCTCGTTCGACCGCAATGTGCGTCAGCTGAGTCTGCCGACGCTACGAGCCCTGGCCGACGAGCTGGGGACCACGGTGTCGTTGCTCGTCGCCGAGGGCGATCAACAGGTGGCGGTCGCGGTGATTGTGCCGAGCCACGTCGCCTACCAGCTGTCCTTCCACGAGGGCAGCCGGTATCCGCTGGACCGCGGCGCCGCCGGAATCGCTTTGCTCGCAAGCCTGCCGCCGCGCCCGGGTGAACGGGACCTGGTGTCGCGGGCACGCGAGCGTGGCTGGGTGAGCACCTACGGAGAGATCGAACCGAACACCTACGGCCTGGCCGTGGCGGTCCACCGCCCGGCACCATCCCCACCGACTTGCATCAACCTGATCTCCCATCGGGAAGACGTGGTGCTGCGCGGCAGGGAGGCGGTCGTCAAAGCCGCGAAGCAGTTGTCCGAGCTGCTGAGCTGA
- a CDS encoding FAD-dependent oxidoreductase, with protein sequence MSWDSEVDVVVLGTGGAGLTAALSAAAAGASVEIFEKAPTVGGTTAVSGGVVWIPAHNRSPDGELTADDALRYLRAQSHGTMDDALVETFVRTGPTMLEFVEGHSGLRFEVATGFPDYRPELPGGQPTGGRSLSAGPFDLNQLGDWGGRITSFPADWSNVGIDAETRARLHVTIEEGSDLCVAGTALIAGLLKGLLDAGITPHTSARAEELIAEGGEITGVRIALAGKRINVRARRGVVLGVGGFEWDPGLVQAFLRGPMHGAVSPPSNTGDGLRMAMAHGADLANMGEAWWVPIVQIPGDTIEGKQRSRSVRLERTRPRSIIVNQAGHRFVNEACDYNSMAGAFHYLDPRGGYVNDRGWMVFDSVHLQRYGFLGIAPGDPVPDWFCESADLKELGTKTGIDADGLIRTIDEWNRHVAADSDPDFGRGSSAYDGYWGDDSATTAAGKTLGPIDTAPYYAVPVQIGAMGTKGGPRTDRDGRVLHVNGEPIPGLFAAGNAMAGATGRAYGGAGGTIGPAMVFGYRAGYAAATGKSVDLK encoded by the coding sequence ATGTCTTGGGATTCCGAAGTCGATGTCGTCGTGCTCGGCACGGGCGGGGCCGGGCTTACCGCCGCACTGTCGGCGGCAGCCGCCGGCGCCTCCGTCGAGATCTTCGAGAAGGCCCCGACCGTCGGCGGGACCACCGCGGTGTCGGGTGGCGTCGTGTGGATCCCCGCCCATAACCGTTCTCCCGACGGGGAATTGACTGCAGACGACGCGCTGCGGTACCTGCGCGCGCAGTCGCACGGCACGATGGACGACGCTTTGGTCGAGACGTTCGTGCGGACCGGCCCGACCATGCTGGAATTCGTGGAGGGACACAGCGGCCTGCGCTTCGAAGTCGCCACCGGTTTCCCGGATTACCGCCCGGAGCTGCCGGGCGGACAGCCCACCGGTGGCCGGTCGCTGAGTGCGGGGCCGTTCGACCTCAACCAGCTCGGCGACTGGGGCGGCCGGATCACGTCGTTTCCCGCCGACTGGTCCAACGTCGGCATCGATGCCGAAACCCGGGCGCGCCTGCACGTGACGATCGAGGAAGGCAGCGATCTGTGCGTCGCCGGCACCGCGCTGATTGCGGGGCTGCTCAAGGGATTGCTCGACGCCGGGATCACACCGCACACCAGCGCCCGCGCCGAGGAACTCATCGCCGAGGGCGGGGAAATCACCGGTGTTCGAATTGCCTTGGCCGGGAAGCGTATCAACGTGCGCGCGCGCCGCGGCGTCGTCCTGGGCGTCGGTGGCTTCGAATGGGATCCGGGCTTGGTGCAGGCCTTCCTGCGCGGCCCGATGCACGGTGCGGTCTCGCCGCCGAGCAACACCGGCGACGGGCTGCGGATGGCGATGGCACACGGCGCGGATCTGGCCAACATGGGTGAGGCCTGGTGGGTCCCGATCGTGCAAATCCCCGGCGACACGATCGAGGGCAAGCAGCGCAGCCGCAGCGTGCGACTGGAGCGAACTCGGCCGAGGAGCATCATCGTCAACCAGGCCGGGCACCGATTCGTCAACGAGGCCTGCGACTACAACTCGATGGCCGGCGCGTTCCACTACCTGGATCCCCGCGGCGGGTACGTCAACGATCGCGGCTGGATGGTATTCGATTCAGTTCACTTGCAGCGCTACGGATTTCTGGGTATCGCACCCGGCGATCCGGTTCCCGACTGGTTCTGCGAGTCCGCGGACCTCAAGGAACTGGGCACCAAGACGGGAATCGACGCCGACGGTCTGATCCGCACGATCGACGAGTGGAACCGCCACGTCGCCGCGGACTCCGATCCCGACTTCGGCCGCGGTTCCAGTGCGTACGACGGTTATTGGGGCGACGACAGTGCCACCACGGCCGCCGGAAAGACGCTCGGCCCGATCGACACCGCGCCGTATTACGCGGTCCCGGTGCAAATCGGCGCGATGGGTACCAAGGGCGGGCCGCGCACCGACCGCGACGGCCGCGTGCTCCACGTCAATGGGGAACCCATCCCGGGGCTGTTCGCCGCGGGCAACGCGATGGCCGGTGCGACCGGCCGAGCCTACGGTGGTGCCGGCGGAACCATAGGTCCGGCAATGGTTTTCGGGTACCGCGCGGGCTACGCCGCCGCCACCGGGAAGTCCGTCGACCTGAAGTAA